The nucleotide sequence CCTCACGCCCCGAGGTAGTTCCATCGATGATGACATTAATCTGCCTCCCTATCAGCACTTGAGGTAGGGGTGAGGGTTTTCAGTGCTTTCGAATAAATCGCTCAAGGTGCCCTCACTGTATGAGCTTTTCAATTTGCTCTTTTAAGTTACAATAATCTTTCATGTCGTGACCATAATTCTAATGGAATTAATAATACTTAGACTTATCTCTTTTTGTCAATAGGGTCTTCATAGGGTGAGGGTCTTTTaagagtttttttcttttatttatagaaAAACTTTAATTCTAGTTATATTCAAGGGGGTCAGCTCAGACTTTGGACGAGGTGACTCAATTCATTAATTTCTTCTCCACCATGATGACCTCAAAGTCGAGGCTAATTATGGCCACTCATATTTCGACCTTTTGCACGATTCCTCATGCTTGTGCGAGACCATTGTCTCGACAATAATATATTAATGGACCTTTTAAAATACCTTAGGCACAATCGTCGGTGGTCTCACTATCAACGATAAAAAAAAGGCGAGAGAGCTAGAGCCTCCATCATGAAGGTTTATATTATGAGTGATGAATGAGCATCTACAATGCCTCAAATCTTGCTCGTGAACCAAGCGACAAAATTTTCGAGCATTTTTTTCCTCCCCATGCTTGAGTCCAAGGAGTGTTGCCACTAAAGGTCATGGGCGCACAttcctcctctttagtggtgatccacaaggTAGGGGCTATAAAGACACTCATTAAATCACTGTCTAAATCTCTTCCTAGtgtgcaccatgcaatcaagaaaggGCTGCCCCTTCTTACAGTCCACACGCCTCAAATAGTGGCTATAGTatgagaagaagagagagagagaggagattagGAGGTGACAATAAAAAAGAACCTAGCCTATAgctctttggttctctcctatttatagaggccccatatcAACTTACCCTAACAGATCCTTTCATATTTGgtactgaatctccatccaactatctataccttttagattagtggatctctactaacaaactctcattggctcttattggatcttatctataggatccaataattcagggacttattggatatctaataagatatgggctccaacagatatcttatatttgaacctctattcgtcgcaacacctaccatatgtgtgtgaccctctaggctcaatatcaaactggccatgagtcatacatgtcagaattccttctggttcaatgaattattatctctataataattcactcaacttatcgattacggacgtactaagccactacatcgtagtccccaaatgatatagggaaatccaatttATTGGATTTGTTTGTCCAtacttatcatgtatctatagtttcTCAACCATATAAtaccccagagaccatataccgggcatgatgcTATTAGGCACgtacagtttctacttgagtctcgctctaatcggattctcccggagaaaaatttttctctcaattcgaatgatccTAACTAGGGATTTgattaagcaagaacacataagatattctttTCATAACATGGAGAgcagataatcctctattgacactcaatagctctcgtaaagttagctactactcccgatgaccggttgtgctatatttggaacttccaaacctataagtcttgtatcaaagagtggagtattcatacattacatccttggtgtctcaagtctaaggttgAAATACATcattgggactacagaatcaGTATCTaaaaataaggtatcatcaacaatCAAGTATTTCGTGAGCaaatcaatcggtgaactcattctccaataagcacatgcactatatccctagtttcTCTAGACGAGTAGCTTTGAgtccaactgcctccatcatatagataggtGTATATAGTACTCCaatttgtctggttatctcgatgtccctctcgagtaaccaatgacggagattatttagggtttgtgtttaaagacgaatcaatctcattatcatgatctcatcacgatccgattctcattagacagatccatggacattactatatatatgtatatatatgtatatatatatatatatatgtatatatgtatgtatatatatacatatatatgtatatatatatatatatgtacatatacatatatatgtacatatacatatatatgtacatgtacatgtatatgtacatatacatgtacatatgtatatatacatacatatatatatatatatatatatatatatatatatatatatatatatatatacatatatatatatatatacatacatacatatatgtatatatatgtatatacatatatatatatatatatgtatatccatatatatatgtatatacatatatatatttatatatatatatatacatatgtatatacatatatatatgtatatatatatatgcatatatatatatatatatatatatatatatatatatatatatgcatatatatatatatatatatatatatatatatatatatacatatgtgtatatatatatatatatatatatatatatatatatatgtatatatatatatatatatatatatatatatatatgcatatatatatatatatatatatatatatatatatatgcatgtatatatatatatatatatgtatatatatatatatatatatatgtatatgtatatatatacatatataaatatatacatatataaatatatatatatatatgtatatatatatatatatacacatatgtatatatatatatatatatatatatatatatatatatatatacacatatatatatatatatatatatatatatatatatatatatatatatatatatatatatatatatatatatatatatatatatatatatacacatatgtatatatatatatgtagacatatatacatatatatatatatatatatacatatgggaTGTTGGTACCATGTTGAGTTGGGGAACATCGGTGGGTGTCGGTATTGGTAGCGGTTGGGCTAGGGATCACGATTGAGCTAGGTTGTTTAAGGTGCTTCCGAGGTGAAAACCTCGAGTTTCTAAGGTGCCACATGTATAAAAACTCAAGTTGGAAGGAGTTTCTTGATCTAGTCCCTTTGATGTTCAAGTTAATAATCTGAGATAGATGAGTGTTAATACGAAAGGTTAAAAAGTAATCTCCCatcattttattaaagataaaCATTTATGCCTTAtagtaaaatgataaaatattttataaaatattctataGGGAGATAGCTTTTAATCTGTCTCTAACAATCTCCCTTTCATTTTATCCATATGGATGATGAGACGGGTAACTTATAATTTCCTATCTTACGTGGATTGATAAATGGAGGGTGACCTATTGAAAGTTATGTGTCGCTTGCAACCTTAGCTCCCGTCTCTTTGGATCGGCCATGTTGTAACATGGAGGACATGAGCACACTACTATCGATTGCAGAGACAGGCAGATGGCGTTCCCACCACACAGGCCGTGTATCTGGCAGAGCTTGGGAAGAGCTTCCCATGTCACTGATCACAATCCCGTCAAAACTATTTAGGCAGTACAACCTCAGATTTTCCATCATAGTCCCAAGGTTAATCTTCTTAGAATCCCACCACCCATATCGGAGGCTCTCAAAACCAATCTGTCGCTTGCAGTGAATTCCCCCCTTCGCATCCAAGACGCCAAACATGCTGCTTTTGAAGCTCGTTCTACCGTTTGCCCACACGTTGTTATCAGGAATAGGCCAGTATATGCTGGAGATCTCGGGGCCATTATACATCTGCTTCAGCACGTTATCATTGTCGAAGTAAAGGTTGTAGTAGCCTGAAGCCACTGATCCTCTAGCAGCAGCAGACACCAAGCTGGTGGTCTCGGTGATCGGTTGCGCTGGAAGAAGAGTGTCGGTAGGAGAGTCGAAGCTCCGCCAGAGAACGTGCCCTCGGTCCTCCTTCACGGCGAGGTTCCCCGAGTTCAGAAGCTCTGCGCGATCGGCTGGAGTCGAGCTGGTGTTGGTGCTCCACGCGACCGCGTCGTCGGTGTCCGTCACCACCAGGCTTCCATCCTTCCGCAGGGTGAGTGTCGAGACACGGCCATCGACGGGGCGGTCTCGGTTCGCGATCCAAACTGTGGTCTTTGCCGACGAGCCGGAGAAGCAGATGGAGAAGGCGAAGGCGTTGGAGCCGACCTCGTAGAAGCCGCATGTGAAAGCCTCGTCTGCCTCCACCGAAAGAGAAGAACCTCTCGATAGAAAGCTGCGGGAGGCTAGCGATGGCGAGGGAAGGGTCCAAGAAATGAGGGCGAGAACGAAGAGAATCATGGCTTTCTCTGAAGAACAAATCAAATCATACGGTAGCAGAGCTGCTTGACGAATTGCACGCAAGTAATGTCTTCGCGTTGTCCTTTGGCCAACCCTACATCAACTGCTCTGAAAAGATTAGCTTTTGCAATCGACTTGCGAATTGTCCCAATCTTTCCATACCGCATGCAGTATTATGAGCAGCCATTCCTGCAATTTACTGGACCAACGTTTAATAGACACTAGAATTGGGTAGGGGCCGCGCGTACGCGTACCCCCTCTGCCACAAATTATGACGTCCACTCTCCCACTTGGGGAGATGGTAAGCCAGTGCACCTCCCAAGTGCAATGGAGGCCACTGGCCTAGGCCATGAGCCTTTTTGATCGCCCATCGACCCCGTCCAGGTAAGTATGTTTCGAAGGTAGCGAGGATCGCCTTTTAAGCACCTCCACCTGCATTTCCTGTTCCAAACctaccgatgtgggactaaaatgCTACATATCCTCAATAGCTCCAAACGTAAGCATTATTAATAACGGTGTTTGCTTAACCCAAATGAACTCGTAGAACACATCTAAAACGTGAGTCGAATGGTGGTGACATGACAGAAAAGATATTTGTATAAACTGTATCAGCTGATACTTGTTTTCATTGGCCTGTGACCTTCTTCTCCTTCCGCGGAAGTGGGAAGAACGTGCATCTCGATCTTGTTTTCTTCCTGTTTGGATTCCCAGTAATTGCTGCTCGGTGTCAAGTCAGCATTGTTTCAGTCTTTGATTATGCGTTTAACCTCCTCTTCTTTCTGTTCTCCTCGTATctcttatgctggaaggagaactcCAAGAGGAAAATAGACTGACAGACGTTTGTGCATGCCGGTTGGTAGGTCAGCAGCACACGCAAGATTGTGATCATACCGTGTTGGCTCACCTAAAAAAGGTGCCATGTCCACTGCCCTCCTTGCAATCCCAAATGCCAAATGCCACCAGCACCCACATCTCACCGGTCCCCGGAGAATTTGAGAGTCCTTCCCTGAGCTGAAGGACTTTGTGAAGTAATGCTTGGCATATATAATAAAGGAACATCAATGTAGAGCTGCTGCATTGTTTATAGATGTTCTTATATTTAGTCTACAGCAGCAATGCTGATCTTAGGACTTGGACGACTCTCTTAAACACTAATGATAACAGAGAGAACACAGAAAGAAGATACTTCCAATAACCGCAAGCATTATGCAATCCAATGTAAATTGTGTTTATTATCATCACCTTAGAAGTTGTGTGAATTccagtataaaaaaaaaaaagtaacaaaATCAAGATTAAAAGAGATGAGAACGAAAATGGCTTCCCATCTGAACCATACAACATTACTTGCAGACAGCACAAACTCCGTTGGGCCTTGGAGTAGCCCATTCAACACGAAGGATAAGGTTGTCGTAGCCATAGCCATTAAGCTTGTTGATAGCTCTCTCGGCATCTTCCCTGTTGAAGAAGTTGACGAAACCAAAGCCTCGACTGACTCCAGTCTTCTGATCCATAGCGACATAGATACGAGCAATGGGGCCAAAAGCATCGACAAGCTCCAACAGGTCAGGCTCTCGAGTGTCCTCTGATAGGTTGGTGATGCGGACAGAGTTCTCGCCGTTGCGGTGCTTCGTCTCAGTCCCACTCCTCACTGCACCTGCTCTCATACTAGGTGGCACATAGGTACTCTTTCCGGTGCCGGGTTGTGAAGCTGCAGTTTCGGCACCTGGGGGGTTGTCGATTAAGCTCTCTGTTGGTCGAGTGAGATCCTTGTAAGGACACTTCGCTGTCCAGTGATCACCCTTCTTACCACAAGTCCGGCAGACCATGAGGACAGCGCCTGCTTTGCTCACAGCAGCTAATGGATCCTCAGCCACCTTTGGCTCCTCTGCTTTGCTGCCTATTAAACATTTGGGACTGGTGGATATTAAGCGATAGCAAGATATAACGAGAAGGAAAACAGGAATGAGAAA is from Musa acuminata AAA Group cultivar baxijiao chromosome BXJ3-8, Cavendish_Baxijiao_AAA, whole genome shotgun sequence and encodes:
- the LOC135644211 gene encoding putative receptor protein kinase ZmPK1; the protein is MILFVLALISWTLPSPSLASRSFLSRGSSLSVEADEAFTCGFYEVGSNAFAFSICFSGSSAKTTVWIANRDRPVDGRVSTLTLRKDGSLVVTDTDDAVAWSTNTSSTPADRAELLNSGNLAVKEDRGHVLWRSFDSPTDTLLPAQPITETTSLVSAAARGSVASGYYNLYFDNDNVLKQMYNGPEISSIYWPIPDNNVWANGRTSFKSSMFGVLDAKGGIHCKRQIGFESLRYGWWDSKKINLGTMMENLRLYCLNSFDGIVISDMGSSSQALPDTRPVWWERHLPVSAIDSSVLMSSMLQHGRSKETGAKVASDT
- the LOC135644720 gene encoding uncharacterized protein LOC135644720, with amino-acid sequence MGKIRWGELEDDAGDLDFLPQQLVVVGPDENGAKKVIEYRFDDEGNKVRVTTTTRVRKLTGARLSKRAIERRSWPKFGDAEYEDAGARFTMVSTEEILLERPRVAGSKAEEPKVAEDPLAAVSKAGAVLMVCRTCGKKGDHWTAKCPYKDLTRPTESLIDNPPGAETAASQPGTGKSTYVPPSMRAGAVRSGTETKHRNGENSVRITNLSEDTREPDLLELVDAFGPIARIYVAMDQKTGVSRGFGFVNFFNREDAERAINKLNGYGYDNLILRVEWATPRPNGVCAVCK